TCTTCTACTCAATTTACCTtggcttttcaagtatcttaaagACTCATGGTCAGTTTTTATCACAAACTCTTTTGGCAACAAATAATGCTGCCGTGTAGCAAGAGCCCTTACCAAGGCATATAATTCTTTATCATAAGTAGAATAATTCAATGCAGCCCCATTCAATTTCTCACTAAAATAAGCGATTGGTTTAGAATCTTGCATTAAAACAGCCCCAATACCTCTACCAGATgcatcacattcaatttcaaatGACTTATTAAAATCAGGTAATTGTAACAAAGGAGCAGAATATAATTTAtcctttaaaatattaaatgcaTGCTCTTGTTCTTTTCCCCAATTAAAGACCTTATCCTTCTTAATGACTTCAGTTAAAGGTGCAGCAATTGAACTAAAATCTCTAACAAATTTCCTATAAAAAGctagcaagtccatgaaaactTCTAACTTCAGTAATGCTCTTAGGTGTAGGCCTATATTTAATCGCATTGATTTTATCTTCATCTACCTCTAGAACTCACAACAAAACCCAAGAAAACTACCTtatctacacaaaaagtgcactTGGATAAACTTGCATATAATTGTTGCTCCCTAAGCACATTACAAACTTGTTTCAAATATTCGACATGCTCTTCAAATGATTTAGAAAAGATCATAATATCATCAAAATAAACGACTAtaaattttccatgaaaatccttaaagatatgGTTCATTAACCTCAAGAATGTACTAGGTGCTTTGgttaacccaaatggcatcactaACCATTCATACAATCCATATTTAGTTTTAAAGGCAGTTTTCCACTCATCTCCAGGATTCATTCTAATTTGGTGATATCCACTCttcaaatcaattttagagaatatttGAGAACCAGGCAATTGGTCAAGTATATCATCTAAACGGGGAATAGGATGGCGATACTTATCGTTATTTTATTAATGGCGCGGCAGtccacgcacatcctccaagtGCTATCCTTCTTTGGAACCAAAAGCACGGGCACAGAACAGGGACTCATGCTTTCTCTTacaaatcccttatcaagcagctcCTCTACTTGTCTTTGCAATTCTTTTGTTTCTTGGGGATTGCTCCTATAAGCAGGCCTATTAGGAATTTGTGATCCCGGCATTAAATCAATTTGATGCTCTATTCTTCTAAAAGGTGGTAAACCTTTAGGAAGGTCCTCAGGAAAAATatcttcaaaatcctgcaaaagaTTAGAAATAACACTAGACAAAGAGGATGTTAGTGAATCATTATTAAGAAGAACTTCCTTATAAGTGAGCAAGATAATAGGCAGCCCTTCTTTTTTTGCAATTAAACACTCTTTGGCTTTTGCAAGGCTCACTTTTTTTTAATCTTAGCCTCTTTCCTCTCACCAatgctttcttctttttttttcactcTTCCCCACCTTTTCCTTTCTCTCTTTGCTGCCCTCTCTCTCCTCACACCTCACTTCATATTTTCCCTCTTTGTCTTTCCTTTCAGTCTCTCGTTTTGATCCCTCCCCATGTTTCCCTATTGATTCTTTCATCTTTTTTACTACTCATATTATCATCTTCTAGTCTTCCTCTTTGTCCCCTCCTATCTCTTCCTAacctatcaaaatcaatatcatcaTTAATATCATCGATagggttttcttgatttacaatgTGAGCAGGGGTATATTTCTCCTAGCTTGGGGTCTAGCATTATTTCCCTTCCTAAGTTCAGCTATTGTAATATTTTGCTCAGCAATGATGTCCCTCATCTCTTGGAATTGCAAATTCCACCTTTCAAATTGTTGGTGCATAGCTTGCAAGGTGAAATCATTCCTTCCTTTGATTTCGGCTTTTTGAAGAACCCTTTGTTCATCATCACTACCTGTATGAGACATCCTGAACAAAGCAATATATATCTATCAATTTGGCTTTTTCCCTCTGATGTTCtcacctctcttgcctttttccactcaatgcaactcttggtcgttaatatttagatttattaataaaccttattagtcacaacccttagtgataagaatatggagttagaaaaagaaagaaaagtgaatgaCCAAACCTaggaagaataggaattggttagTAGAAATGAAAAAGGAACGAATTTTAGGAAACCTtaaacccacaagaataagggAAGGAGTttccttaatcttcaagaacaaggatcccctcttcttgtttcctttcttgacttggaaaccaaCTAATAATTGAATTCTAAAAATAATAATGAGCAATAACACTTTTTTTTTTGGGCTgcttttcgttttttttttggttttttttttttttttgttttgttttgttttgctcaagaacctcccaagattatcaagattgaaatcttgattagcctatgctctgataccacttgataacaacatgaaaccgtccacattgggcacacataacctgccctgtATCCTCAATACACCATCctccctaatagtgacctccttagcataaCCGTGTTGGACCGTGTACTAAAGGACAatcagatgggggtcatcatactgacgctccctgatacgatcgtaaagagaagaccgagagaccacataaTACATTAcacgactcggctcagaaatatccaatctcacaaactggctggctaagaccagaacatccaatgccataggcctctctgatactggtagatatgctaaactccccaaactctctgcccgacgactcaaagcatcggccaccatattggccttcccgggatggtacgaaatagtaatatcataatccttaagcagctctaaccacctcctatgacgcaaattaagatccttctactttaacagatgttgcaaactatggtgatcagtgtagatctcacaaggaacgccgtacaaatagtgcctccaaatcttcaaagcatgaacaatagctactagctcaaggtcgtggataagatagttcttttcatgcaccttcagctgtctggaagtgtaggcaatcaccctacggtcctgcatcaacaccgcatcgaggccaactcgcgacgcatcacaataaactatataagaccccaaacctgaaggcaataccaatattggtgttgtagtcaaagctgtcttaagcttctgaaagctctcctcacactcctctgtccacctgaacagagcacccttctgggtcagcctggtcataggtgctgcaatagaagaaaatccctcaacaagccgatggtaataccccgccaaacctaggaagtGGCGGATCTCTGtcgctgaggacggtctgggccaactctgcactgcttccaccttcttcgcaTCCACCTTGATCCTCTCACTCGAcacaatatgacccaaaaatgccacggaatctaaccaatactcacattttgagaactttgcatacaacttcttgtccaagaattactaaagaaaatcaaaaaacgtgcagaagctaaaagaaaataaagaaacaaaaaaacaacggaaaattaaagatagattgaattcaagaaagagtttcttgaattcaagaagtctattcttgaagttgaatcctaacaacaacaattagctaacaaagaactaatcgcctttggtagagaattaaaaacaagagatagattgtgaaacccgaccctttagaataacaagaacaacaataagcctaattttatcacctttcttgaatacctagaagtgatctaagatttcgaaataatttaatcttaccaccttaagttgagtcttgaaggttgaagaataaatccaagagtagccacacacaagagtgcaagaaaaatctcacaatttttattgataatagtctatgtCTAAAAgcaaagaagacacccctttatatagggagggggtcacgaaattctacctaaaaattaaggaaataaagtcctaaactactttggacaacaagtccaactgTCATAGGAAAAGGTAAAACTCTAGCAAACAAAaactaagtcaatcttggaaagtaattccaataatcttagaaaaataaaaacaaagccttaactacctaggaaagcatcAAATATGTCCTAACAAACTAGAAAACAAAATAAGGAACTTTGACTCCTTCTCCTATGTCTTGGCCGCCCCTCCTTGAGCTGACTTGGGCGCCAAGTTAGCTCCTTTGTTGGTTGATTTAGGTGCCTAATTTAGACCCTCCTTGGCTGGTGCTTGGACCCCAATCTacctcctcttggacttggacTTGGACCATGAAATGAGTGTAGCACTTAGCTAAGTCCTCTCCATAATTCTTGAGCTCTTCTTCCACCATTAGCGCCTTCTTGATCTCCCATTGAAGCCCAACAACCTTGTCTTGCTTCTCCTTAGCTTGAGACCTTGTGAATGGATTTCTTGGTGCTACTAAAGCTTTATCCTAGTCTGTGGAGCTatcatcaccatctgtgagagaatagaaaatcGAGGATTCAGACTAGGAATTATCAATTTCGCACCAAACTCCCAAcggtttgtagtgctaattcaggaatttttctttttattttattttatttttcccttttttcgTTTGGTATTCTTTGTCTATGCGTaggctacaggttagattggttcatgactcgatcttctggtAAGGAATTGCAACCATACGAGCCAGAAATCAAGAAATAACTATGACAAtcgaggaaggaaagaaatctcgccGAGAAAGtagagaaggttgggcaatcctcaaccaaggaagatatggctggagatgatgataatATTGATTTGTCTACAAGAGAGGTAGCCCAGCAAAGAGAAAAAGCTGCACGAGATGCTGAGGAGACAGCTCTTCAAAATGCACAACTTATCTATGAAGAGGAGAGGGCTCAGAGAATGGCTCAGAATCAGCCCGTTGGTGCAGACCAGTTCGGAAACATAGCTCCCGGCTaagggagaccacttggtgattatgctagaccagtcTATAACCAAAGCTtgtcaagtgtgagaccacctccagttgcagctaataattttgagttgaagcaagggtttcTCCAAACGCTTCAAAACAACTGCGTtttcagaggaaagatgaacgaagatccaaacaatcatctgatggacttcgaagagataatgaacacctttcaatataatggtgtgtcacaagatgcagtttatctaagggcattccccttcactcaTAAAGACGATGCAAAACattggcttcgaagcttgcctaattgatcgattagaacatgggatgagatgaccagaaaatttcttgacaaatatttctcatcagctaagacaGGCAAATTTAGAAGAGAAATTCATAACTTCTGTCAGAACGAGACTAAAAcggtgtttgaagcttgggagaggttcaaagaGATAGTGCATAAGTGTCAGCATTggggaattgaactctggatacaACTCTAGGATTTTtaggatggattgacaccgacctcatggagaacattgagcaatgcagctataggtccattgatgaagaagacaccagaggagatagtcactattctcGATGAATTGACTGAAGATgtaaatcagtggccctctgaaattgctgaaagaagaaggtcgaatggtgttcaccaggttgatgctaacacatctgtgcaggtacaacttgatgccatggcgaaagagataaggaagctgaccttagcttcaATACAAAGTGAGAATCacacagcttgtgatatatgtggaagaggacaccctactcatgtgTGTCAAGCTTTAACTGAGCAAGGTAATGTTGTgggtaattataacttcaatgcaataggtcagaagcaccccggttTTTCAAGGAGTTCACTTGGGGGTacagcaaatgcatggcaacaaaataactccagatttcaaggagctcctggttttgCGAATCAGCCGAGGCCGCAATTTCAACCTCAACAATCCAATAAGCCTGGGCTGGAAGATCTGATGAAGTCCTTTATTGTCAAGAAGATGAGAGGTTACATGCTTATGtttcagctatcaaagaacttggcacaGGGCTGCGAAACTTTGAGaaacaagtgggacaaattgccaCCATATTGTCTGAAAGGATCCCAGGTACTTTGccagctgatactgaaagaaaccccAATGAGACGGTAAATTCTGTAACTCTAAGAAGTGGGCAAGTAGTGAAAGAGCCCACCCCTATCCAAAAAGAGGTGGTGCCTGAAAAAGAAAGCGGGGAACAGCTAAAAAacgaagttgataagaagaagaaatgcaagaagggagctgagaaaaagaaaaaagaggaaacttcaagaagggaggaatcgAATGAGAGCAAGCATATGCATGCTTTACCTTTTTTCCCAAAAGTTGTATaaagaaaagctggacaagcagtttgagagatttctagatatgctgagacgggttaatgtaaatttgccattcacagaagttctctcacaaatgccagcttatgccaaattcttgacggagatccttacaaagaagataaagatagaagagacctcagtggtcaagctcacagagcattgcagcgcaatcttgcaaaacaaactcccacaaaagtgtggagatctatggagttttactataccttgctcgttaATCACTCTTAGTTTTGACAAATCTTTATGTGATtgggtgcctcaattaatttaatgcctttgtctatttacggGAAGCTGGagaatgagattggagagataaggtctgcaccaatatctttgcagctggcagaccgaACAACTatcatacccgaggggatagtggatgatgtcttagttcgggtagataagtttgtatttcctgtagattttatagtaCTGAATATGGAAGAGAATAAGGACGTCCCTCTCATcataggaagaccattcttagcaataGGCGGAGCAATCTTAAACATATACGAGAGAAGACTCATGCtcagagtgggtgaggagactgtaacTTTTGAGATGAACGTgggtgaaaaaggagaagccaactgcaagtgttgagtggaaactAAAGAACTCGAAAGAAAAGGTTGCAACGAGtgaaaaagataagtgtggggtgtaccccaagaaggatgagaagaagttgtccgcgtggatgtgtgcactagttcgggaaagaagaatggagcccgacttcgactcagaccccgactagagattcagggaagtttcctctaccttatacttttaattgtgtgtcatggggacaaaccacaacttaaagtgtggggtgggggatatttgtatgtatgtatgtattttAGTCTTTGTTTTTGCTTTGTTGTTTTAGTagtagagatagaaaaataagaaaggaaaaccataaaaatttaaaatattttgacttttcccgacgatggatatcattcgatgggtttcttgagggagtaaagtcgaaaggaaaagataaaaagattttcttttgtagttagtgtaataattccctcttggtttttctttgtgccgcggttcttttccaagggttttgtttgaaccgggtgtagttagtttttggtTTTGTAGAATAGTAGGAACCTTGTGTTATAATTTAAATTGGAATCAATATCTCTTGACTtagttatgccttgagaatagtgagtactttagttgtgacgcttaggctcagtttgtGACTCTTGCATAAGCACTTTAAACGGTATAaacttaactttgcttaactgctttgactagagtgtcttgatgaatccaatcctgagtgagttatgtgccatgtgtgtgtgagattttgtatattttgtgcactgcatttgatgtctagaatttGCCCCGTGTATTTACAAAGCGAAatggtagttttgttcagtcttggaagtgatataggcattttttttttgagccagttatattcttttacccacctaattgttatgtatcttagttaacccctttgagcctgtaatcttgtttctttggcaaccacattacaagtcttaCCCTTTtgttttgaattgaccatctatttgaaccttcaacctctcgtgagcacttaatTTTGTTAtgaattttgtaaaaattgaagtgtggggtggttggtttggcttttgagtggaactgatgaaataaggagaaaggtgcactgtagtgaaaaagtaagagccacttgaattgaaaaagaaaaagaaaatattatatgattgtgcaaaatattccatgatagtggtaaattttgatgtaattgtgcttaaagaagttgggagttaatgtatattgatgtaaaggtagagttatggtttgacatacgtgtgaggttttgaatgttaaattgtatgtattaaagtgtttagggaggtgtagtcactcttatatctaaatgtatcctacctttcccgcaacctacattataaccagttaaagtcctacttaatccttgactgaatgaactcaactagtagagtagtacactaagggaaagcctatggtgcatcttttgtggcatatgaatgttactgCTGagagagtgaattctttctatattgAGTTTCTGGTTGTTGTTAAATTTgatggtgtgtggaactactctttaTTGTGGTGAGGcgacttgattcatgaaggaaaggtaatgtcattgacctctgtgttagagtaagtgagcgggttataaataatgcgtggtgctttcGAGTTAAATCTTtaggctaggatgttacggtgTTGTGCTTAAGCTATTTTAATtgttcttggtgtgatgagttatgagagttgtttaaaaaggtcgtgtctatataaagtgtggtttgattgctcgaggacaagcaatggtttaagtatggggtgttgatggtaggctataattgtgtgttttagtcgcttattgcattctaatttactgtactttaatagagtttgagctttaatcgctagtgtttcgcactaattgtgtattttatgccttgtaggaggattccgagctatgtaaatGTTATGAATCCAATTCGAGTgatttgaaactttgaagtttgagtaaaagcccaaggaattaagccgggatcgcgtcCGGGGGTCAAGGACCGAGCCTGGATATCAAAAGGCAAGTGAAAAAGATTTACTCTGAGAAACTTCCACAGTTGCAGCGCGTGGGGGGCCGCGGCAGCACATTTTTCTGCTCCAGTCAAATTAAAAGCTCTCTTGATTTCCCCACAACTGCCCCGCCTGGCGTGTCGCCCCATGTGGCGCGCCTGTGCAATGTTTACAGAGTTATTATCGCAATTCGTGCATGAAAAGGTGTTTCCGTCTAGGCCcaaccctacttagtataaatacatgtaaaaatattatttttagggacttttgacacatcttagaCTGGAGGAAAccaaggaggaggtggagaagcaaaagctcaaGGATTTAGTCATTCAAttctcactcaagacaagagtttggatcgttttatgttttccttcaacttaaacattgttatgatgaattactccatatccatggagtagttctctttagggtttgatggatttggtgtcttGATACTTGTTTATGGATAATTAATTCTAATCTTTatatattgaatcgttttggatgttttaactgttgcatctatattcacttgttcgtaaaatcgagagaggcataacttgtgatattattgcattatattttgttggttgaagtcattaattcttcttagtaatcgaaagaggctagttgagttgttgattaaacttagttaggaggataatcgagagaggttctcctaaagaccaatccaatacgaatttttgcatatcttcgcgtgcttaaaattggttcatcttatgaggttgagacttaatcgatagaggagtttctactaaacaattaaactaataaccaagtgaattcgagagactcacttgaatattagaagtgaattatctagagataaatcccaaacatttgtcttgcacctatcctatcaaccctattttctcccaattgataacttcctttgctCAATACTTGCATTGATTGTCATTAGTCGATattttagactcttagttaattttagtttaaatcacataaatctccattgttgatcatcCTGGATAGCAATATagatacaaactacgataatactgtttaactccaatccctgtggatacgatattataatttactatattcgactagcaagTATATTTTAGTGTATATTTTGCGCACGTCAATTCATAAGTTGTATTGCAAAGGTAGAAGAACTTCAGATCTAGACAggtaaaatttataaatttttgtgTAATACGGATATAACTTTAATGACGACACCAAAAGTGGGTATATGAGAAAATGACCTTATTGTCACTCATGATTTAACATAAATACATCATGTACATAGCGGAGTGGAACCCTAACTTTCTGATGGCCCAAGCAGTTTTGCATTTGTCAGTtctcatgaataatgatcaaacaTAACACATAAAATCTGACCTTTGCATAACCTCAAAGGTGAAATCTATTTCATCTTTTTTCTTGTTATTCCCTAATTTCCTTTTGGCAACAAAGTCAACATTGGAATACTAAGTGTATCAACTCAATGAAAAGATAACGTTTCTTAAATGGGTCTAATTTTGATCCATTTCAACAATTTGAGAAAAACGAAAAAGAAACCAATCATCACGTAGAAGAACTAATCACTGACACCAAGATATATGAAGACGACAGGGTTTACATTATACTCTACAATGTTTTAATTCGTGGAAACAAAAGGCAACAAGGAAAAAAATATACTTTACAACTTGGATCAGATTAAATGTTTTCATGTGTGTATACGTTCAAAACtgagtttgcccttcgtatgactaatcgagattggaacatgattgGTGGTGAAAAACCACCGGACCAGTCCCAAAAGATGCGCAATCCAATGGTGTACAAACCCCAGATGGGCGCTCCTATAAATTCCAATCAAGATGCTGCACATCTAAATTTTGGTGACGCGATTACTGTAGCAAAAAATTGCCATGGAAGTTCTGAAATCTCCCAGCTCGATTCTGGGACAAATATTGCAACTACAAATACATATGCTGGATATCTTGTTCAATCCAAACCAACAGGTATATTGAATCAAACACAACTTAAAGCAGTAGACTTTGTCCATGGAGAACCAACTCTGGTTTTTGACATAGAGGAAAGGTAGCAATTTGCAAGAGAAGGTTTGCACCAGGCAATCGTGGTTAAAGTATCTGCGTGAGCACCAGATTTGAAGGAGATTCAAACTCTACTGTACAAACAACTGGGAGTTAAGGGACATTGTTTGATTGGATTATTAGTGCCAAGGCAAGTGTTACTAAGGTTTGATCAGTTTGACGATTTTGTAATGTCACTGACGAGATCAGTTACTTATTTTGCGCACAAGGGAGAGGAGCATCAGTGTAGAATCTTCCCATGGTCTATTGGTTTTGATCCCAAGGAAAAAACAACAAAGGCTGTATGGGGTATCAATGCCAAACCTTGCGCCGGATCTATTTGCGAAAAGGGCTCTAAACTATAGCTTCAACAGTTGGCATCGATATTGCAATTGATAAAGCTACTCAAACAAGATCAAGACCTAGCACTGCTATAGTTAAGGCAATTCTTAACCTCTCTGATAAGTTGCCGAAAAGGGTACGTTTACAGCATGCTGATAATTTAACTGGTAAGGTTTTGGAGGTTTTAAGGAGATTATATATGATAACTTACCTGCATAGTGCACTGTTTGCAAGTACCAAGGTCATGAAGAGGAGGTTTgtcatttagttttgaaaaaatcTCTAAAGGAAAAACAGATGAAGGCACATGAATTTGAATCTGTGGGAGATAAATTTCAAAGAGACTTAAGAAAAATGTTGAATGAAAAATGAGGCTTGGTTAATGGTGATCAAAGAGCTGGCGTACCCAATGTTAATGATCAGCTGGTCACAACCAAAAATTTGCAGCAATTAGCTGATGGCAAAGGAGTCAAATCAGTAGAAAAAATACATGGTGAAGATCGAGGATCAGCGGCTAGTAAAGACCAACATACATTAGTTGTTACTGGTGTTGTAACAATTCCAGTTGCAGCTGTTGGTGCTGAGCATAGTACGACTAATACAGGTTTTGCATTAGATCGTGGAGGTGTTGATGAGGCTTTGCTGCTGGAAGAAGGTCAGAAAAAGACAGCTATTGTTGATACAAGATTTAAGGATATCCCTGCTGCTACGGTTTTTGCGAGGATGTGCACAACTACTGCTGGTGGATTGAAGGCTGCTACTGATCGAGCTAATGCCTCAAACAAAACTGTTATGACTAAACAAAATGGAATTGTTGTTGAAGGTATTGCAGAACAAATATCAGCTGTTACTGGTGCTGTAACAGTTCCATTTGCAGCAGATATTACCGGGATTACTAAGGAGTTCGAATGCTCCATGTGCAGTAATCAATCGACTTTCTTCTACTGTTACTAAGGGTCGAGCTGCTGACCAAAAATCTGTTGAAGCAGGGCATTGTCAGGGGCAAACAACCTTAAAAAAATTATCAGATAGAAATGAGAAAGGAGCTGGTGCAGAGGCAGTAGCAGGGAGTGATCAACAGCAGCTAGTGCAGTTGCAGCCTAAGGAATTTGAATCAATTACTACTGCTATCATAGTTGGTGTTTTGAATCCGAAATCGAAAGGCACTGGTGGTGATGAATCAAGTGATCGACCTACTGCTGCAATTAAAGTAGTTGAAAAACCAGTAGGTTTTAAAGCTTCTGATGTGCATGATGAGGGACAAGATTTTGAAGGTGTTGAGGCTTTGGATAGTGCAATAGCTAAAGGTGTGAAGGCAGTGGGTAAACATGGTGACCATCACCAAAACCCTGTAGCTGAGCGTGCAATTGCTGGTGCAAAAATAGCTCTGTTGCAGGCTGAAGATACTTCTGCTTTGCATGGAGGTTTAAAGAGTGATAACACTGTTATGAATAAGGCTGAAGACCGGACAGTGATATCCAGCAAAAAAGGAACTCCAAACAATTTGAAGATGAAGCAGATTGAAAAGAGTTCAAGAGACAGTGACGCACCAGGTAGTTCAAATCCATTTAATGCTCTTGTCAATGTGAAGTTAGATTGGAACAGTGCTGGGAAAAACTTGCACCTTGAGCATAACAGTTCCACAACTCCAGCTGCTTTAAATTTTACACGCAAGACATGGGCAGAACAGGAAGAAGAGGACGAAGAGGGTTAAGTGTTTGTTCCGTATGGAGAGCAACAACGTCAGACAATCGCAGCAGTAGGCTTGAAGAGTTATTCAGGTGAGATTATTTCAGACCATGACCGGGCACTTTTGGATGCTTTGGACAGTCCAAAACCTCATAAAGGTGCATTTTTAGCTGGCTAAAAAACAACTGCACATGTGCTGAAATTTAGACATGAACCAGGTAGTGTACAATCAGGTAAGAACCTCACCAAAAAAGCTGAATTTAGAGCTTCTGCAACGAAGCATAATGCCAAGAAGAGGCATGAACCATTATGGATGATTACACAAGAATTAGTTAATCAACAACTAGAGGC
The DNA window shown above is from Nicotiana tomentosiformis chromosome 8, ASM39032v3, whole genome shotgun sequence and carries:
- the LOC138897477 gene encoding uncharacterized protein, translated to MPLSIYGKLENEIGEIRSAPISLQLADRTTIIPEGIVDDVLVRVDKFVFPVDFIVLNMEENKDVPLIIGRPFLAIGGAILNIYERRLMLRVGEETVTFEMNVGEKGEANCKC